A window from Verrucomicrobiota bacterium encodes these proteins:
- a CDS encoding glycine zipper family protein, translating into MPTTPEIQLDILNPGVLNIKPTNTESPSAEAPDGELLKVMEDVFNAAKYSLAVAAANPDAELQAGTLEGDFQTALQSVKEELSGPAKLKALELINAPVKLRESVFGRYGELPAEVALDRGFTQLSDELPTLQVNYELLGLTTPQLSVPISEFSPTDGGLLIPAESLPVNLEDLQSKMQASEVRAVDSGVLNMERFSEVWGEVHEGDLYSVVDGPDDNFQAQSTTDKLGLYIRKIKCEDETDWEWPFDDSIALAGISTDETGDVKKIGEHFIGDGFHDGKEKNYSDWQFHYFSLREGNHWPKKYGVTFILAEKDFGGLAKFIGSIYDKVKVQVKAAIEKVFAAGGAAVGSIFGVATIGAAIGRAIGMAVGWVVDKLVGWIRSL; encoded by the coding sequence ATGCCCACGACACCAGAGATACAACTAGATATCCTTAATCCAGGGGTATTGAATATTAAACCAACCAATACGGAATCTCCTTCAGCTGAGGCACCAGATGGGGAATTGCTGAAGGTTATGGAGGATGTTTTCAATGCTGCTAAATACTCTCTAGCGGTTGCTGCAGCTAATCCCGATGCCGAGCTTCAAGCAGGTACATTGGAAGGCGATTTTCAGACTGCTCTTCAGTCTGTAAAAGAGGAGCTATCTGGTCCTGCTAAGCTTAAGGCTCTTGAGCTAATCAATGCTCCTGTTAAGCTTCGTGAAAGCGTGTTTGGGCGTTATGGAGAGTTGCCAGCAGAGGTTGCTCTTGACCGAGGCTTCACTCAGCTCAGCGATGAATTACCTACGCTCCAAGTTAACTACGAATTGCTGGGGTTAACCACACCTCAACTTTCTGTTCCTATCTCGGAGTTTTCTCCAACGGATGGTGGTTTACTGATTCCTGCAGAAAGCCTTCCTGTTAATTTGGAAGACTTGCAATCCAAAATGCAAGCTTCTGAGGTGAGAGCAGTAGATTCAGGTGTTCTCAATATGGAACGCTTCAGCGAAGTCTGGGGTGAGGTCCATGAAGGCGATCTCTACAGTGTTGTTGACGGTCCTGATGACAATTTTCAGGCACAATCAACCACCGATAAGTTAGGGCTCTACATTCGTAAAATCAAGTGTGAGGATGAAACTGATTGGGAATGGCCATTCGATGATTCAATCGCACTTGCAGGGATCTCAACTGATGAGACTGGTGATGTCAAAAAGATTGGGGAACACTTCATCGGGGATGGTTTCCATGATGGCAAAGAGAAGAACTATTCTGATTGGCAGTTTCACTATTTTAGTCTTCGTGAGGGCAATCACTGGCCTAAAAAGTATGGTGTGACCTTTATCCTTGCTGAGAAAGACTTTGGCGGCTTAGCTAAGTTCATTGGTTCTATTTACGATAAGGTAAAAGTCCAAGTGAAGGCTGCTATCGAAAAGGTGTTTGCCGCTGGGGGTGCTGCTGTTGGCAGTATCTTTGGAGTAGCAACTATTGGTGCAGCAATTGGTCGTGCCATTGGTATGGCTGTTGGTTGGGTTGTTGATAAGCTTGTCGGTTGGATCAGGAGTCTC
- a CDS encoding vWA domain-containing protein, with protein sequence MQSSFFTTNHKSILKSFLVAAVFTASASNAVFAHNVSEKKDSPTNSTHISILLDRSGSMDSIREDTIGGFNQFLDDQRDNSTDATLSFVQFDSSDSYEVIYDFQDLAGVSDLDRNDFVPRGGTPLLDAIGRSINDLEADLDALSEDERPEKVVMAIITDGRENSSFEFTKTEIESMIDEKQDEDDWQFVFLSSDLSAIGEAQILGFQPFGVLKYENTSEGVSSGWSNLSNSFSEYSSNSEQSVMRFDRPHVHAE encoded by the coding sequence ATGCAATCTTCTTTCTTTACCACAAACCATAAGTCTATTCTGAAAAGCTTTCTAGTAGCTGCTGTATTTACTGCCTCGGCTAGTAATGCTGTCTTTGCACATAACGTTTCTGAAAAAAAAGATTCGCCAACAAACTCTACTCACATCAGTATTCTTCTGGATCGTTCCGGTTCTATGGACTCGATCAGGGAAGATACAATTGGAGGTTTTAATCAATTTCTGGATGATCAAAGGGATAACTCAACAGATGCTACGCTTTCCTTCGTTCAATTTGATTCCTCTGATTCCTATGAGGTTATTTATGATTTTCAGGACTTAGCAGGTGTTTCTGATTTGGATCGGAATGATTTTGTCCCACGAGGTGGTACTCCACTTCTTGATGCAATTGGTAGAAGTATCAATGATTTAGAGGCAGATTTAGATGCTTTGAGTGAAGATGAGCGGCCTGAGAAAGTCGTAATGGCTATTATTACTGATGGTCGTGAAAACTCTAGTTTTGAGTTTACTAAAACTGAAATTGAGTCAATGATTGATGAGAAGCAAGATGAGGATGACTGGCAATTTGTTTTTCTCAGTTCTGATTTATCTGCTATCGGTGAAGCCCAAATCCTTGGATTTCAGCCTTTTGGAGTGCTGAAATATGAAAATACATCAGAAGGCGTGAGTTCTGGCTGGTCAAATCTATCAAACAGCTTCTCTGAGTATTCAAGTAACTCGGAGCAGAGTGTGATGAGGTTTGATCGTCCACATGTTCATGCGGAATAA